A region from the Dryobates pubescens isolate bDryPub1 chromosome 39, bDryPub1.pri, whole genome shotgun sequence genome encodes:
- the GNL1 gene encoding LOW QUALITY PROTEIN: guanine nucleotide-binding protein-like 1 (The sequence of the model RefSeq protein was modified relative to this genomic sequence to represent the inferred CDS: substituted 1 base at 1 genomic stop codon), translating to MPRKRPFSAKRKKQQLRDRRDRKRGDLPPGPGPGSGSRSGSRDRGSDAEEGEAAAAPPQRRHDPGRFRLQLGGPRAEALARRRRRAQQEVVEMLPESGLELDPERIYGPGLDFPRRPPWSFGMRPEELRRREEEAFGAFLRQLGERPGGGPPGEAGEQEEEEGGGLAPFEHNLETWRQLWRVLEMSDLILLITDARHPALNVPPALAEHIVGELGKGLILILNKVDLTAPAVAAAWSQHLRRRFPAARVVPFTSAPSSPSXLGPPPAGLQRRQRRGGGWSRAVGPWQLLEACEEIVGGEVDLSSWRARLQQAEEAAARGEEEEEEEEEEEQQLEEEEEQEEEEEAMAAPRQWERYRHGVLTMGCVGLPNAGKSSVLNALLGRGAVSVSRAPGRTRYFQTHFLTPSLRLCDCPGLVFPSRAPPELQVLAGVYPISQLQEPYSAVGYLASRLPLPTLLQLPSASSPWTAWDICEAWAEKRGYKTAKAARNDVYRAANSILRLAAEGRLPLCHRPPGYSQDKELWEQHPETQALRALLEAGSQSSAPPEAESSSEEVEPEPEEDTPTPMAAANPYELLGEDEC from the exons ATGCCCCGCAAGCGGCCGTTCAGCGCCAAgcgcaagaagcagcagctccggGACCGCCGCGACCGCAAGCGGGGAG accTTCCTCCAGGCCCCGGGCCGGGAAGCGGCAGCCGCAGCGGCAGCCGGGACCGAGGCAGCGATGCCGAGGAAGGggaagcggcggcggcgcctcCGCAGCGCCGCCACGACCCCGGCAGGTTCCGGTTACAGCTGGGAGGGCCCcgggctgaggctctggctcGACGGCGACggagagctcagcaggaggtGGTAGAGATGCTGCCCGAGAGCGGCCTGGAGCTGGATCCCGAACGGATCTATGGGCCCG gcctGGACTTCCCCCggaggcctccctggagcttcGGGATGCGGCCGGAGGAGCTGCGGCGCAGGGAGGAAGAGGCCTTTGGAGCCTTCCTCCggcagctgggggagaggcctgggggggggcccccgggggaggcaggagagcaggaggaagaggagggcgGGGGGCTGGCCCCCTTTGAGCATaacctggag acgtGGCGCCAGCtctggagggtgctggagatgTCTGACCTGATCCTGCTGATCACCGACGCGCGGCACCCG gcgCTGAACGTGCCCCCGGCCCTGGCTGAGCACATCGTGGGGGAGCTGGGCAAGGGCCTCATCCTGATCCTCAACAAAGTGGACCTGACCGCCCCGGCCGTGGCTGCCGCCTGGAGCCAGCACCTCCGGCGCCGCTTCCCGGCCGCCAGGGTCGTGCCCTTCACCTCCGCCCCCAG cagcCCAAGCTGACTGGGgcctcctcctgcagggctgcagcggaggcagaggagaggagggggctggagccgggCGGTGggaccctggcagctgctggaggcctgcgaGGAGAttgtggggggggaag TGGACCTCAGCAGCTGGCGAgcgaggctgcagcaggctgaggaggcagcagccagaggggaagaggaggaggaggaggaggaggaggaagagcagcagctggaagaggaggaagagcaggaggaggaagaggaggccaTGGCTGCCCCCCGGCAGTGGGAGCGCTACCGGCACGGCGTGCTCACCATGGGCTGCGTCG ggctgcccaacGCGGGGAAGTCCTCGGTGCTGAACGCGCTGCTGGGCCGGGGGGCGGTCAGCGTCTCCCGGGCCCCAGGCCGCACTCGCTACTTCCAGACTCatttcctcacccccagcctccgCCTCTGCGACTGCCCAGGCCTGGTCTTCCCCTCCAGGGcccccccagagctccag gtgctggcaggggtgTACCccatttcccagctgcaggagccctaCTCGGCTGTAGGTTACTTGGCCTCtcgcctccccctgcccaccctcctccagctgccctctgccagctccccctggacagcctgggacATCTGTGAAG CTTGGGCGGAGAAGAGAGGCTACAAGACAGCCAAGGCCGCTCGCAACGACGTCTACAGggcagccaacagcatcctcaggctggcagctgagggcaggctCCCCCTCTGCCATCGACCCCCAGGCTACTCTCAGGACAAAG agctgtgggagcagcacCCTGAGACCCAGGCCCTGAGGGCCCTGCTGGAGGCCGGCAGCCAAAGCTCCGCCCCCCCAGAGGCGGAGTCAAGCTCAGAGGAGGTGGAGCCTGAGCCTGAGGAGGACACGCCCACCCCAATGGCAGCAGCCAATCCCtatgagctgctgggggaggatgAGTGCTAG
- the RPP21 gene encoding ribonuclease P protein subunit p21: protein MAAPVRDREALQRLNFLFQAAHWVLPHSPALARFYCSTQRGAARRLVLRMAPSVKRLLCRRCCSLLLPGAGGCQRLRGGEGDPQKGGGGQPRTVIGCWSCGRTRRFLFRREPRPRATPTGQRGWDEPKGWG from the exons ATGGCGGCGCCGGTGCGGGACCGGGAGGCGCTGCAGAGACTCAACTTCCtgttccag GCTGCCCACTGGGTGCTACCCCACAGCCCGGCCCTGGCTCGCTTCTACTGCAGCACCCAGCGGGGGGCTGCTCGCCGCCTGGTCCTGCGCAT ggcccCCTCTGTCAAGCGCCTCCTGtgccgccgctgctgctccctgctgctgcctggggctgggggctgccagcgCCTccgaggtggggagggggacccCCAGAAAGGGG GAGGGGGCCAGCCCCGCACTGTGattggctgctggagctgcggCCGCACCCGGCGCTTCCTGTTCCGGCGGGAGCCACGCCCCCGGGCCACACCCACAGGTCAGAGGGGGTGGGATGAACCTAAGGGGTGGGGCTAA
- the PPP1R11 gene encoding E3 ubiquitin-protein ligase PPP1R11, which produces MSEAAESGGGCGTATVTETGAVEPENRSLTLKLRKRKPDKKVEWSSDTVDNEHLGRRSSKCCCIYEKPKAFGESSTESEEEEEEEDLGGGGAAPPVVFRAGGEGSLWALKLAPL; this is translated from the exons ATGTCGGAAGCGGCGGAGagcggcggcggctgcggcACCGCCACCGTTACCGAGACCGGAGCGGTTGAGCCG gagaACCGCAGCCTGACGCTGAAGCTGCGGAAGAGGAAGCCGGACAAGAAGGTGGAGTGGTCGAGCGACACGGTGGACAATGAGCACCTGGGCCGCCGCTCCTCCAAGT gttGCTGCATCTACGAGAAGCCAAAAGCCTTCGGGGAGAGCTCCACGGagagcgaggaggaggaggaggaggaagacttgggggggggaggggcggcCCCCCCCGTGGTGTTCCGGGCCGGGGGTGAAGGCT cactgtgGGCATTAAAGCTGGCACCGCTCTGA
- the MGAT1 gene encoding alpha-1,3-mannosyl-glycoprotein 2-beta-N-acetylglucosaminyltransferase, translating into MLKKSTLVGWGAVLFLAWNGLLLLFLWSRPAPGPAEGDRLTAEVIRLAQDAEAELERQKDLLRQIHRYSGLWGARRQRGAARLTPKPPPQPPPPSAPPQPLADPSGTVLPVLVLACDRSTVRRCLDKLLRYRPSAQRFPLIVSQDCGHAETAKVIASYGQAVAHIRQPDLSDIPVPAEHRKFQGYYKIARHYRWALGQVFRTFRYRAAIVVEDDLEVAPDFFEYFQAAFPLLLADRSLWCVSAWNDNGKEQMVDAARAELLYRTDFFPGLGWLLLAELWDELEPKWPAAFWDDWMRQPEQRRGRSCVRPEVSRTMTFGRKGVSHGQFFDQYLKFIKLNDRFVPFTTLDLSYLKKEEYERSFLPRVYGAPEVKVEELQGNRRRELGEVRLQYRGRDSFKAFAKALGLMDDLKSGVPRAGYRGIVSFVYRGRRVYLAPPEDWAGYDPTWS; encoded by the coding sequence ATGCTGAAGAAGAGCACcttggtggggtggggggcggTGCTCTTCCTCGCCTGGAacggcctcctcctcctcttcctgtgGAGCCGGCCGGCCCCGGGGCCGGCGGAAGGCGACCGGCTGACGGCGGAGGTGATCCGCCTGGCCCAGGACGCCGAAGCGGAGCTGGAGCGCCAGAAGGACCTCCTGCGCCAGATCCACCGCTACAGCGGCCTGTGGGGGGCCCggcggcagcggggggcggCCCGGCTCACCCCCAAACCCCCGCCCCAGCCCCCGCCCCCTTCCGCACCGCCCCAGCCCCTCGCCGACCCCTCCGGCACCGTCTTGCcggtgctggtgctggcctgCGACCGCAGCACCGTCCGGCGCTGCCTGGATAAGCTGCTGCGCTACCGGCCCTCGGCCCAGCGCTTCCCCCTGATCGTCAGCCAGGACTGCGGCCACGCCGAGACCGCCAAGGTGATCGCCAGCTACGGCCAGGCCGTGGCCCACATCCGGCAGCCGGACCTGAGCGACATCCCGGTGCCGGCGGAGCACCGCAAGTTCCAGGGCTACTACAAGATCGCCCGGCACTACCGCTGGGCCCTGGGGCAGGTGTTCCGCACCTTCCGGTACCGGGCGGCCATCGTGGTGGAGGACGACCTGGAAGTGGCTCCGGACTTCTTCGAGTACTTCCAAGCggccttccctctgctcctggccgACCGCAGCCTCTGGTGCGTCTCGGCCTGGAACGACAACGGCAAGGAGCAGATGGTGGACGCGGCGCGGGCCGAGCTCCTCTACCGCACCGACTTCTTCCCCGGCctggggtggctgctgctggccgaGCTGTGGGACGAGCTGGAGCCCAAGTGGCCGGCGGCCTTCTGGGACGATTGGATGAGGCAACCGGAGCAGCGCCGCGGCCGCTCCTGCGTCCGGCCGGAGGTGTCCAGGACGATGACCTTCGGCCGCAAGGGGGTCAGCCACGGGCAGTTCTTCGACCAGTACCTGAAGTTCATCAAACTCAACGACCGTTTTGTGCCTTTCACCACTTTGGACCTTTCTTACCTCAAAAAGGAGGAGTACGAGCGCTCCTTCCTGCCCCGCGTGTACGGCGCGCCGGAGGTCAAGGTGGAGGAGCTCCAAGGCAACCGGCGGCGCGAGCTGGGCGAGGTCAGGTTGCAGTACCGGGGCCGGGACTCCTTCAAGGCCTTCGCCAAAGCCCTGGGCCTGATGGACGACCTCAAGTCCGGCGTCCCCCGCGCCGGCTACCGCGGCATCGTCAGCTTCGTCTACAGGGGGCGCCGCGTCTACCTGGCGCCGCCGGAGGACTGGGCCGGCTACGACCCCACCTGGAGTTAG
- the LOC128899072 gene encoding zinc finger protein 660-like, whose translation MPRAKQALAGGGPRKPPKASPPPPKPSKKRPPPPSRPPALRRKLLRPRKKRSELLVPAAAIRGLLRGLPAGVAVKGEAVAALQAGCEAQLLALFEAWGLCALHAKRAAVHSADLNLRSGSGPRGGRGDCAQSSAAGKQQLPCGESFGRQRGLSEHLRSRSHRGGRSGAQAARAAERCPECGQSLPAGWRPGEQRRRRAGAGRGQPSLCPHCGQRRGCQAAAELRPGRRGRPGRPGKKQISCEECGKSFAKNSYLLQHRNVHTGARPYGCEACGKAFAYSSALIKHRQSHVERKQFPCGQCGKSFATSTSLLRHWTLHSGEQPYGCPTCGKTFATSFSLGRHRQTHSGEQPHACGDCGRRFSYAAALRRHRLTHGGEKPYPCADCGKGFTNGFELRIHRRLHTGERPFRCGECGKGFASKNHLTTHRYVHSGEKPFVCGDCGKGFATTSRLSCHRFVHTGESPFRCGDCGKSFVYGAALGAHRRLHTGERPYSCGECGKSFAYSSVLTKHRRMHARDKS comes from the exons ATGCCGAGGGCCAAGCAGGCGCTGGCGGGGGGCGGCCCGAGAAAGCCTCCCAAAGCCTCTCCTCCGCCGCCGAAACCCTCCAAGAAGCGGCCGCCGCCACCCTCCCGGCCCCCGGCGCTGCGCAGGAAGCTCCTGCGGCCGCGGAAGAAGCGTTCGGAGCTGCTGGTCCCCGCCGCCGCCATCCGGGGCCTGCTCCGGGGCCTGCCCGCAGGCGTGGCGGTGAAGGGCGAGGCTGTGGCCGCGCTGCAGGCCGGCTGCGAGGCGCAGCTCCTGGCGCTGTTCGAGGCCTGGGGGCTCTGCGCCCTCCACGCCAAGCGAGCTGCCGTCCACTCTGCCGACCTGAACCTG AGGAGCGGCTCCGGGCCCCGGGGCGGCCGCGGGGActgtgcccagagctctgctgctggcaagcagcagctcccctgcggGGAGAGCTTCGGGCGGCAGCGGGGCCTGAGCGAGCACCTGCGCAGCCGCAGCCACCGCGGGGGGCGCAGCGGAGCCCAAGCTGCCAGGG CAGCCGAGCGCTGCCCCGAGTGCGGCCAGAGCCTCCCCGCGGGCTGGCGGCCGGGGGAGCAGCGGCGGCGCCGCGCCGGGGCCGGCCGCGGGcagccctccctctgcccccactGCGGGCAGCGCAGAGGCTGCCAGGCCGCTGCCGAGCTGCGGCCGGGCCGCAGGGGGCGCCCGGGCCGCCCGGGCAAGAAGCAGATCTCCTGCGAGGAGTGCGGGAAGAGCTTCGCCAAGAACTcctacctgctgcagcaccGCAACGTGCACACCGGGGCGCGCCCCTACGGCTGCGAGGCCTGCGGCAAGGCCTTCGCCTACAGCTCCGCCCTCATCAAGCACCGCCAGAGCCACGTCGAGAGGAAGCAGTTCCCCTGCGGCCAGTGCGGGAAGAGCTTcgccaccagcacctccctgctgcgCCACTGGACCCTGCACAGCGGGGAGCAGCCCTACGGCTGCCCCACCTGCGGCAAGACCTTCGCCACCAGCTTCTCCCTGGGCCGCCACCGCCAGACCCACAGCGGGGAGCAGCCCCACGCCTGCGGGGACTGCGGCCGCCGCTTCTCCTACGCCGCCGCCCTGCGGCGCCACCGCCTGACCCACGGCGGGGAGAAGCCTTACCCCTGCGCCGACTGCGGCAAGGGCTTCACCAACGGCTTCGAGCTGCGCATCCACCGCCGGCTGCACACCGGCGAGCGGCCCTTCCGCTGCGGGGAGTGCGGCAAGGGCTTCGCCAGCAAGAACCACCTCACCACCCACCGCTACGTCCACAGCGGGGAGAAGCCTTTCGTCTGCGGGGACTGCGGCAAGGGCTTCGCCACCACCTCCCGGCTCAGCTGCCACCGCTTCGTGCACACCGGCGAGTCGCCCTTCCGCTGCGGcgactgcggcaagagcttcgtCTACGGCGCCGCCCTCGGCGCCCACCGGCGGCTGCACACCGGCGAGAGGCCTTACAGCTGCGGGgagtgcggcaagagcttcgCCTACAGCTCCGTGCTCACCAAGCACCGCCGGATGCACGCCAGGGACAAGTCctag
- the LOC104299922 gene encoding LOW QUALITY PROTEIN: class I histocompatibility antigen, F10 alpha chain-like (The sequence of the model RefSeq protein was modified relative to this genomic sequence to represent the inferred CDS: substituted 1 base at 1 genomic stop codon): MGCRGVLSLGLLLGVLGGAVNGLHSLRYFQVAVAEPSWGLPQFMAMGYVDGVPIGLYDSSTRRYEPKAEWMKANLDQEYWDRETNTNQNNQEINQVCLDIVRARYNQSGRAQTLQXMFGCDLLEDGSTRGYRQDAIDGRDFIAFDQDSMSFIAADQAAVVTKRKWEEDGAEAERQKHYLENICVEWLKGYLSYGQAELERREPPTVVVSKRESQGALSLSCRLYGFYPRPIGVSWLKGAEVRDQDTQRGSIVPNSDGSFSTWASIEVLPQEQELYRCRVEHSSLPQPRLCSWEPQGRSLSVVLAVVEAVVATLAAVGIGVAVWKWRSAATAWAQGPCASPSLGLLLPPAAPPWLPPPLHHPLHCFGFPRFGVFSSGVSWLVNKCCF; this comes from the exons ATGGGGTGCcggggggtgctcagcctggggctgctcctgggggtccTCGGCGGAGCCGTGAACG ggctgcactcCCTGCGCTATTTCCAAGTCGCagtggcagagcccagctgggggctgccccagTTCATGGCTATGGGGTATGTGGATGGGGTCCCCATTGGCCTGTATGACAGCAGCACGAGGAGGTATGAGCCCAAGGCAGAGTGGATGAAGGCCAACCTGGACCAGGAGTACTGGGATAGAGAGACCAACACCAACCAGAACAACCAAGAGATCAACCAAGTGTGCCTGGACATCGTGAGAGCAAGATACAACCAGAGTGgga GAGCTCAGACACTGCAGTGAATGTTTGGCTGTGACCTGCTGGAGGATGGCAGCACCAGGGGGTAccgtcaggatgccattgatgGGAGAGACTTCATAGCCTTTGACCAGGACTCCATGAGCTTCATTGCAGCAGACCAAGCAGCTGTGGTCACCAAGAGGAAGTgggaggaggatggggctgaggctgagagGCAGAAGCACTACCTGGAGAACATCTGTGTGGAGTGGCTGAAGGGATACCTGAGCTAtgggcaggctgagctggagaggagag agccccccacgGTGGTGGTGAGCAAGAGGGAGAGCCAGGGGGCCCTGAGCTTGTCCTGCCGCCTGTATGGCTTCTACCCGCGGCCCATCGGCGTCAGCTGGCTGAAGGGGGCCGAGGTGCGGGACCAGGACACCCAGCGGGGCAGCATCGTCCCCAACAGCGACGGCAGCTTCTCCACCTGGGCCTCCATCGAGGTGCTGccgcaggagcaggagctctaCCGCTGCCGGGTGGAGCactccagcctgccccagccccgcctctgctcctggg agcCGCAGGGGCGGTCGCTGTCCGTGGTGCTGGCAGTGGTCGAGGCGGTGGTTGCCACCTTGGCTGCCGTCGGGATCGGAGTCGCCGTCTGGAAGTGGAGATCAG ctgccactgcctgggcacagggaccctgtgccagccccagcctgggactcctcctgcctccagcagctcctccctggctccccccacccctccaccacCCTCTGCACTGCTTTGGCTTCCCCAGATTTGGGGTCTTCTCCTCGGGGGTCTCCTGGCTGGTCAATAAATGTTGCTTT